One Numenius arquata chromosome 13, bNumArq3.hap1.1, whole genome shotgun sequence genomic region harbors:
- the SNX20 gene encoding sorting nexin-20 yields MDQDAHCTAERELLEAVSRITTFSTSPSDGEQNQPKAEISRQERKENSEKDDLQDSSASLSPNSSMTTKELQEYWRNEKRQCRQVKLLFEIPSTRIVEHHLSKYVMYKIIILQTGSFDSNKSVIERRYSDFEKLHRNLLEEFSEEMEDVTFPKKTLTGNFTDEIINERKLAFKDYLRLLYSMKYIRRSKKFIDFLTRRELQEAYGCLRGGHYTKALEILLEVIGLQERLTRGNPVAIVPTLCAIVVCHKDLENPASAFEYGEKALSRLHVHTSYRYYIPLLETMITLAYELGKDFLSLQEKLEEWKAKKDPIRVFTLKELAVREYVQ; encoded by the exons ATGGACCAAGACGCACACTGCACAGCAGAAAGAGAACTGTTGGAAGCTGTAAGCAGGATTACTACATTTTCTACAAGCCCCTCTGATGGAGAACAAAATCAACCCAAAGCTGAAATTTCACgtcaagagagaaaggaaaactcagAAAAAGATGACCTGCAAG attcCAGTGCATCCCTAAGTCCCAACTCTTCAATGACCACTAAGGAGCTTCAGGAATATTGGAGGAACGAAAAGCGCCAGTGCAGACAAGTCAAACTCCTTTTTGAAATCCCATCAACCAGAATTGTAGAGCACCACTTATCTAAATACGTG ATGTATAAAATCATCATTTTGCAAACAGGGAGTTTTGACAGCAACAAGTCTGTGATTGAACGGCGTTATTCAGATTTTGAGAAACTGCACAGAAATTTGCTGGAGGAGTTTAGTGAAGAAATGGAAGATGTGACCTTTCCCAAAAAAACTCTAACAGGGAACTTCACAGACGAAATAATCAATGAGAGAAAATTAGCCTTCAAGGACTACCTGAGACTTCTATACTCTATGAAATATATCCGAAGATCAAAAAAATTTATTGACTTTTTAACAAGACGGGAGCTTCAGGAAGCATATGGTTGCCTGCGGGGCGGCCATTACACCAAAGCTTTGGAAATCCTTTTAGAAGTCATTGGTCTGCAGGAAAGGCTAACGAGAGGCAACCCCGTCGCAATCGTCCCTACTCTCTGCGCCATCGTGGTGTGCCACAAGGACCTGGAAAACCCAGCAAGTGCCTTTGAATATGGAGAAAAAGCTCTGTCACGCCTTCATGTGCATACCAGCTACAGGTATTATATTCCACTGTTAGAAACAATGATCACTTTGGCATATGAACTTGGCAAGGATTTTCTGTCTTTGCAAGAAAAACTGGAAGAGTGGAAGGCAAAAAAAGATCCCATACGGGTTTTTACCCTGAAAGAACTTGCAGTTCGGGAGTATGTACAGTGA